The following are from one region of the Robbsia betulipollinis genome:
- the cynS gene encoding cyanase, with product MSISDRSEVTKMIVSAKVRKGLKWAHIATRLGTSKEWATAACLGQMQFSKQQAETAAELFDLDDEACAWLQIVPYKGSLPSAVPTDPLIYRWYEIVSVYGTTIKELIHEEFGDGIMSAIDFSMDIQRQADPKGDRVNVVLSGKFLPYKTY from the coding sequence ATGTCCATCAGCGATCGCAGCGAAGTCACCAAGATGATCGTTTCAGCAAAGGTGCGTAAAGGCCTGAAATGGGCCCACATCGCGACACGGCTGGGCACCAGCAAGGAATGGGCGACCGCCGCCTGTCTGGGCCAGATGCAATTCAGCAAGCAGCAGGCCGAAACCGCGGCGGAATTGTTCGACCTCGACGACGAAGCCTGCGCCTGGCTGCAGATCGTCCCGTACAAGGGCTCGCTGCCCAGCGCCGTGCCGACCGACCCGCTCATCTACCGCTGGTATGAAATCGTCAGCGTATACGGGACGACGATCAAGGAACTGATCCACGAGGAATTCGGCGACGGCATCATGAGCGCGATCGATTTCTCGATGGACATCCAGCGCCAGGCCGATCCGAAAGGCGACCGCGTGAACGTCGTGCTGTCGGGAAAGTTTCTGCCCTACAAGACCTATTGA
- a CDS encoding DMT family transporter encodes MFAVAAGVLNTVQSGSNVTLHKILGQPVWAAVIVYVVGLLAIAVAAPFMGVRLPAPGAVSHVPWWAWLGGAFGAFYIFTMLTMADKLGAAIFQALTVTAAIATSLAMDHYGWMGFEVHKAGIGRLAGGACMIVGLFLIAKF; translated from the coding sequence TTGTTTGCAGTCGCCGCCGGTGTCCTGAATACCGTGCAGTCCGGCAGCAACGTCACCCTTCACAAGATACTAGGTCAGCCCGTCTGGGCGGCGGTCATCGTATATGTCGTCGGCCTGCTCGCCATCGCCGTCGCCGCACCCTTCATGGGCGTGCGCCTGCCGGCGCCCGGCGCCGTTTCGCATGTGCCGTGGTGGGCCTGGCTGGGCGGCGCATTCGGCGCGTTCTATATCTTCACGATGCTGACGATGGCCGACAAGCTGGGCGCCGCGATCTTCCAGGCCCTGACGGTGACGGCCGCCATCGCGACGTCGCTGGCGATGGATCATTACGGCTGGATGGGGTTCGAAGTCCACAAGGCCGGCATCGGCCGCCTGGCTGGGGGTGCCTGCATGATCGTGGGACTGTTCCTGATCGCCAAATTCTGA
- the oppF gene encoding murein tripeptide/oligopeptide ABC transporter ATP binding protein OppF, which yields MPDGVPGRADEAPILSVRDVRVHFKVKAKSRLPWAPVRTLKAVDGVSFDLRAGETLGVVGESGCGKSTLSRAILNLIPATHGEIVWMGRSLANASTRDWHAVRRDVQMIFQDPLASLDPRMTVGQIIAEPLREHRRDLSKDEVSRRVRAMMAKVGLREQMINRYAHEFSGGQCQRIGIARALIIEPKLIVCDEPVSALDVSIQAQIVNLLKSLQQEMRLAVIFIAHDLAVVKHIADRVMVMYLGHVMELADKHALYADPRHPYTRALLSAVPIPDPAIERNKVVQILGDDIPSPINPPSGCVFHTRCPRAEARCSVEVPLLRRVADGHAAACHFA from the coding sequence ATGCCGGACGGCGTGCCGGGCAGGGCGGACGAAGCGCCCATCCTGTCGGTGCGCGATGTCCGGGTGCATTTCAAGGTGAAGGCGAAAAGCCGGCTGCCCTGGGCGCCGGTGCGCACGTTGAAGGCCGTGGACGGCGTCAGTTTCGACCTGCGTGCCGGGGAAACGCTGGGCGTCGTCGGCGAGTCCGGTTGCGGCAAGTCGACGTTGTCGCGCGCGATCCTGAACCTGATTCCGGCCACGCACGGCGAGATCGTCTGGATGGGCCGTTCGCTCGCCAACGCCTCCACGCGGGACTGGCACGCCGTGCGCCGCGACGTCCAGATGATTTTTCAGGATCCGCTTGCGTCGCTCGACCCGCGCATGACCGTCGGCCAGATCATCGCCGAGCCGCTGCGCGAACACCGGCGCGACCTGTCGAAGGACGAGGTCTCGCGTCGCGTGCGCGCGATGATGGCGAAGGTCGGGCTGCGCGAGCAGATGATCAACCGCTACGCGCACGAATTCTCGGGCGGCCAGTGCCAGCGCATCGGCATCGCCCGCGCGCTGATCATCGAGCCGAAGCTCATCGTCTGCGACGAGCCGGTGTCCGCGCTCGATGTCTCGATCCAGGCGCAGATCGTCAATCTGTTGAAATCCCTGCAGCAGGAAATGCGGCTGGCCGTGATCTTCATTGCGCACGATCTCGCGGTCGTCAAGCATATCGCCGACCGGGTGATGGTGATGTATCTCGGGCACGTGATGGAATTGGCCGACAAACACGCGTTGTATGCCGATCCGCGCCATCCGTACACGCGCGCGCTGCTGTCGGCGGTGCCCATTCCGGATCCCGCGATCGAGCGCAACAAGGTCGTGCAGATTCTGGGCGACGACATTCCGAGTCCGATCAATCCGCCGAGCGGCTGCGTTTTTCATACCCGTTGCCCGCGCGCCGAGGCGCGGTGCTCGGTCGAGGTGCCGCTGTTGCGTCGGGTCGCCGACGGCCACGCCGCGGCGTGCCACTTCGCGTGA
- a CDS encoding ABC transporter ATP-binding protein, whose protein sequence is MPLLQVNNLEVAFATPDATVRAVNGVSFDLEEGSTLGIVGESGSGKSQSVLAMMGLLAGNGTASGSALYQGQDLLRMPAQALNKIRGNRLSMIFQDPMTSLNPYLTIERQMTEVLQLHKNLTRRAARKRAIEMLEAVRIPEAAHRIDQYPHELSGGMRQRVMIAMALLCEPQVLFADEPTTALDVTVQAQILQLLRNLQHDFGTAIVLITHDLGVVAGLCEKVMVMYGGRVMEHCDADDLFARPSHPYTIGLLRALPRLDRSDAPLVGIPGNPPNMARPPSGCPFQERCIDAADHCGDGPPPLIPFGEKPDWLRACYRPVYDMREYTGRAGDIRETSNA, encoded by the coding sequence ATGCCTTTATTGCAAGTGAACAATCTCGAAGTGGCGTTCGCCACGCCCGATGCGACGGTGCGCGCGGTCAACGGCGTGAGCTTCGATCTGGAGGAGGGGAGCACGCTGGGCATCGTCGGCGAATCGGGTTCCGGAAAAAGCCAGAGCGTGCTGGCGATGATGGGTCTGCTCGCGGGCAACGGCACGGCGAGCGGTTCCGCGCTCTATCAGGGGCAGGACCTGCTGCGCATGCCCGCGCAGGCGCTGAACAAGATCCGCGGCAACCGGCTGTCGATGATCTTCCAGGATCCGATGACGTCGCTGAACCCGTATCTGACGATCGAGCGCCAGATGACCGAGGTGCTGCAACTGCACAAGAATCTGACGCGCCGCGCGGCGCGCAAGCGTGCGATCGAGATGCTCGAAGCCGTGCGCATCCCCGAGGCCGCGCACCGCATCGATCAGTATCCGCACGAATTGTCCGGCGGCATGCGGCAGCGCGTGATGATCGCGATGGCGCTCCTGTGCGAGCCGCAGGTGCTGTTCGCCGACGAGCCGACCACGGCGCTCGACGTGACCGTGCAGGCGCAGATCCTGCAACTGCTGCGCAATCTGCAGCATGACTTCGGCACGGCGATCGTCCTGATCACGCACGATCTGGGCGTGGTCGCCGGGTTGTGCGAGAAGGTGATGGTCATGTACGGCGGGCGCGTGATGGAGCACTGCGACGCGGACGATCTGTTCGCGCGGCCCTCGCATCCCTACACGATCGGCCTGCTGCGTGCGTTGCCGCGGCTCGATCGCTCCGACGCGCCGCTCGTCGGTATTCCGGGCAATCCGCCGAACATGGCGCGTCCGCCCTCGGGCTGCCCGTTCCAGGAACGCTGCATCGATGCCGCCGACCATTGCGGCGACGGTCCGCCGCCCCTGATTCCGTTCGGCGAGAAGCCGGACTGGCTGCGCGCCTGCTATCGCCCGGTGTATGACATGCGCGAATACACGGGCCGCGCGGGCGATATCCGGGAGACGAGCAATGCGTGA
- a CDS encoding ABC transporter permease, with protein sequence MKRRALAPALGAAVTALPVAGRSPWQDARTRFVRNKAAVASLALLALITLVCIVGPFVLPNDFETSDWSAINTPPTWMNWHLFGTDQNGRDLLVRCLIGGRISLLVGALATLTSVTLGIVWGAVAGFVGGRVDNLMMRVVDMMYAIPYLLIAILMVTLLGRDFYLVVLTITVFSWMDMARVVRGQTLAIRSREYIEAAHAIGVSTGGIILRHVVPNLLGIVAIYTTVTVPGVILTESVLSFLGLGVQEPMTSWGVLIQDGVGNMEAAPWILLFPAALLSMTLYCINFVGDGLRDALDPKDR encoded by the coding sequence ATGAAACGACGCGCGTTGGCGCCCGCACTCGGCGCGGCGGTCACGGCGCTGCCGGTCGCGGGGCGCAGCCCCTGGCAGGACGCACGCACACGCTTTGTGCGCAACAAGGCGGCGGTCGCCAGCCTGGCGCTGCTGGCCCTGATCACCCTGGTGTGCATCGTCGGGCCATTCGTCCTGCCCAATGATTTCGAGACGTCGGACTGGAGCGCGATCAACACGCCGCCGACCTGGATGAACTGGCACCTGTTCGGCACCGACCAGAATGGCCGCGACCTGCTGGTGCGCTGCCTGATCGGCGGGCGCATCTCGCTGCTGGTGGGCGCGCTCGCGACGCTGACGTCGGTGACGCTCGGCATCGTCTGGGGCGCGGTCGCCGGTTTCGTCGGCGGACGGGTGGACAATCTGATGATGCGCGTCGTCGACATGATGTACGCGATTCCCTATCTGCTGATCGCCATCCTGATGGTCACGCTGCTGGGGCGCGATTTCTATCTGGTGGTGCTGACGATCACGGTCTTTTCCTGGATGGACATGGCGCGCGTGGTGCGTGGCCAGACGCTGGCGATCCGTTCGCGCGAGTATATCGAGGCGGCGCACGCGATCGGCGTGTCGACCGGCGGCATCATCCTGCGCCACGTCGTGCCGAATCTGCTGGGCATCGTCGCGATCTACACGACGGTGACCGTGCCGGGCGTGATCCTGACGGAGTCGGTGCTGTCCTTCCTCGGGCTGGGCGTGCAGGAGCCGATGACGAGCTGGGGCGTGCTGATCCAGGACGGCGTGGGCAATATGGAGGCCGCGCCGTGGATCCTGCTGTTTCCGGCGGCGCTGCTGTCGATGACCCTGTACTGTATCAATTTCGTCGGCGACGGCTTGCGTGACGCCCTCGACCCGAAGGACCGGTGA